In the genome of Planctomyces sp. SH-PL62, the window GGGCTGATCATCGGCGACTCCAGCACCTTCGGCAAGGGGACTGTTCAGAGCATCGTGAACATCGGCGAGCACGCCCGGCGTCGCGACCGCACCAAGAACCGGGGGGCCCTGAAGCTCACCATCCAGCAGTTCTTCCGGGCCAACGGCGACAGCACCCAGATCAACGGCGTCGCCCCGCACATCCACATCCCCTCGATCCGCGACTACATGGACGTGGGCGAGGGGAAGATGGACAACGCCCTGAAGTTCGAGAAGGTGGCCCCGCTGGCCCACGACAACTACAACCGGACGCCCGACGACCTCGTCGCCGCCCTCGAAGCCCGGTCCGCCGAGCGTCGCAAGGCCGACCCCAAGTTCCAGAAGCTGGATGAGCGCATCAAGCTGTACGTCGAACGCAAGGCGAAGCACTCGATCCCGCTCGACGAGGCCAAGTTCAAGGCCGTGTTCGTCCCCGACGACGAGGAGAAGGCGGACGACGAGAAGGAGAAGAAGGACAAGAAGGCCAAGAAGAAGTACATCGAGCGCGAGGTCTGGATGAGCGACTTCTACAACGACGAAGTCCTCCGGATCGTCGGCGACTACCTGACCCTCGGCTCCAAGGTCCTCGCCGCCGCCCCCGTCCGGGCCGCCGCCGTCAACGAGTGAGTTGGATCGAGCGGGCGAATCGCCCCTTGATCCAGCAGACCGAACGACCGAACGGGCCGGGCTCGCCTCACCGCGACGCCCGGCCCGTCGGCGTTTCGAACGCGGTCGCCCGGATCACGGCTTCTCGACCAGGCCCAGGGCGATCCGGGAATCCGTCAGGAGACGGTCGAAGCGACGTTGCAGCTCCTGGTGGGTCATGTTGCGGGAATCGCATTCGACCTGGGCGAGCGTCTCGAACGGGGCGTCCCGCCCGTCTCGGCGCTCGAGGAGCAAGGTCGTGTGATGGCAACCGTGGTCCCAGCGGAAGCGCACCAGGACGTCGTTTCGGTCGTAGCTCAACAGGCCCGGCCGTGTCTCGCCGACGCCGACCACGGGGGTCCAGTCGGCGGCCGTCAGGGTCGGCTCAAGCTCGTCCCGGAGCAGGGCGAGCCAGCGATTGAAATCCTGCAAGGGGTGGGCCTTCCCCTTGTTGAGGCGGGCGTCCCGACGACATCGCCGGCAGAGCCTCGCCCCCGAGTAGAGGGAGCCCTTCGCCGTCTCGTACCACCATTGCTGCTGCGCGGCGGTCCAGACCTCGTCCGACCCGCACGAGGCGCAGGTGAAGGGGAGGTCGAGGTAGTAGCCGCGCTCGACGAAATCGGGCGGGAAGTAGCTGTTGCAGGGCGAGAGGGCGGCGGGGTCGACCGGGACGGCGTCCTTCATGGCCGCCTCGCGCCGACGCCGCTCCCGGTCCTCCGCCTCGCGACGCTTGCGGTTGTGGTTCATGAGGGGTCCGGAAGGCTCCGAGGCCGTGACCCCCCGCGACCTCAGCCGACCACGTTGATCGGCTTGCCGGCGGCGTAGGCGGCGACGTTCTCGACCGTGGCGGCCATCAGCCGCTCGCGAGCCTCGGCGGTCGCCCAGGCGATGTGCGGCGTGATGATGCAGTTCTTCGCCTTCAGCAGAGGGTTGTCGGGCGCGATCGGTTCGCGAGTGACGACGTCGACGGCCGCGCCGGCGATCACGCCTTCGTTCAGTGCGTCGGCCAGATCCCGTTCGACGACCAGGGCGCCCCGGCCGGTGTTGATCAGGAAGGCGGAGGGCTTCGCCCTGGCCAGCCGCTCGCGACTCACCATCCCCTGCGTCGTCGGCGTTAGAGGGCAGTGCAGGCTGACGACGTCGGCGCGTTCGAAGGCTTCTTCGAGCGTGAGGGCGGGGATCGGGTCGTTCGGGTCGGCCGGCTTGCCGCTGGGGCGGTGCGCGACGACGTTCATGCCGAAGGCCTGGGCGA includes:
- a CDS encoding zinc-ribbon domain containing protein, giving the protein MNHNRKRREAEDRERRRREAAMKDAVPVDPAALSPCNSYFPPDFVERGYYLDLPFTCASCGSDEVWTAAQQQWWYETAKGSLYSGARLCRRCRRDARLNKGKAHPLQDFNRWLALLRDELEPTLTAADWTPVVGVGETRPGLLSYDRNDVLVRFRWDHGCHHTTLLLERRDGRDAPFETLAQVECDSRNMTHQELQRRFDRLLTDSRIALGLVEKP